The Spea bombifrons isolate aSpeBom1 chromosome 7, aSpeBom1.2.pri, whole genome shotgun sequence genomic interval ATGGCCAGTCTAGACCTGACTATGGCCCAGCATTCCCCTCCCCCATTGGAGTAAATCGTAGACCTGCGGCATGCATACATTATAACTGCCCCAGATATCCCCATGTCTGGTCTTTTGCGCTCCATGATAATGCCCCTTGTTTCCTGGGTCTCCCTGCTTCTCCCTttcatgttgggttttttttgtgtgcccgTCTGTGTATTTCAGCATTTTTTCGGGATGACGTTATTCAcaggaagggagggggagggggtcgGGTTACCATCTCTCTGTCTCCCTCGCGAAGAAATCCCAATTAAATTCACAAGGGGATTGTTCAAATATTGTCGGCCCCTTCTGAAAGGCACAGCCGGGGTCGAGGGACATGAAACCCACCCCGAAAATCAGCAGCGAGACTGCAGAGGAGCTACGGGCGCGCTAATAAATACGGCTCATAGCTGCCAACTGCCCCGATTCAATCCAAGAATTGTGACAGGACAGGCTttggttattaaaatatatctaaactATTCATTTCCTTATTGGTGCCAAAATATCTGATTATCCAATTAAAAACCAGATACTTGAAACCATGGTGATTTGTACATTAAAACAGACAGTTTCAGGCAAGAGACGGGAATTAATAAGGAAGGGTCAGAGGTCGCATTTAATTTAAGGCCTAGCCTCATCCTCTTGGAGTAATCCGGTTACTATGGAAACCGACACTATGAGGTCTAGCAAGATGGCCGAGCGGTCAGTGCAGCTGTGACCGGCCTTTCATCAGCGTAGAAGTGACCCCGGACAGCCTCAATGAGACCCCCGAGGCAGAGTCAAACACAGCTGGGGGCAGAAACTGGGGGAGGGGGGCCGAAACTGACCTCAAAAGAGACCGCTTTGCAATTTCACCAAACATCTGCATTTTagaatttcacttttttgttaaCGGAAAAAGAGTGACTTCAGATCCTTCCCGTCTCCTAACGGGCGATATTTCCCCAAAAAcgaaaatgcaatttttatgCAAGTAGGGGGGGGGGAAGGCCAAaaaacggtaaaaaaaaaatagattttcggTATTTTGGTTAATCACAGAAAACTATTAgctagaaaatgagaaattcTGGATATTTCTGCCACTACTTTCCAGAAATGATTTAAATCCAAATCGATAATGTTTTAAACGCTTTTAAGTTAGAACCATAAATGAGCcaatttaaaaattgaaatatcCTTCAAAAgacaaaattctttttttttccgaaataactatttttaattttcattaaagACCAAATCCGTGGGCTGCTCGGTTACAATGTAGAACCAAGCGGCTACAAAGTTACCAGTGGGCGCCCCAATGGAACCCGGACCCCCAATTCTTCATCTTTGGGGGCCATGCTCACTGACCTGAAGGCCTGCAGAAGGGCCAGATCTTCTCGGCCCCTCTTTAAAGAGAAGGCCCATTGGCGTCTCCAAGGAGAGGCAGGAACCCAAAAGTTACCCCCTCTGTAGTAAAAGTTAACCACGTGGAGGGCTTCGATTTTGGGGTAACAAATTTGGGATTTTGGAATGTAGTAAATTCTAGCAGCTTAAGTAAATTTAGTAAATTACTACTAAGCGCTTCCCTGTAAACTATCATCCCTACACACACAGGGCAATTTTGTTGTCTTaaagaatatgacatcatctgTGATTTTGCCACCTCCACAGGGGTATCAGGGTAATGCCTGGGTCCTTATGACATCATCGCATTTAGTTTTCCCAGAGCAGGAGGGATTCTGGGAAATGACTTGGGTTGTAAAATCATCACATGAACTTTTTTGCCACAGAAGAAGATTATGTGCACTAGCtcgggttatgatgtcatcacattTAGTCTTTACTGGAAGAGAAGTGCATTCTGGGTAGAGTTTGTATGATGAGCTCATAACACACTCTCCATTCCAAAAACACGAGCAAAGGCTTCTGGGTCGTTCTGTaatgtaatcatttatttagaaagtaCCCGCAGAGCTTAACAACGGGGAAGCTATGAGTAGCTGCGACCaccagagcttacaatctaaatcaTGGGTACGCGCAGTAACATCAGTGATGTGGAGTTAAATGCCTGGATCTTAGCACAAAGCTCTTAGCAAAAGAATGTTTGGGGCAATAAAAGTGTATTTACCCCCCACCCCTCCCCGGTAGCGCGGGGAATATCCTCGCATTCTCATTGGCTGCGGCTCCGTGACGCCCCGTGATTCCCACCATCACAAGTGTAAAATCCCCGCTGTAATCGCGTGTTCTGCTCCGTGTCTGGAGCGCCGAGGGTCCAGACAGCACAACAGCTGAGCACAGCGTGGGGGCGACCCCGGGCCGGGCCGGTGTGTGCGCTCCTGGCGCCCCCGTGTGGACAGGGCTGGAATTACCACTTTCCCGTTTCACGCGCAGCTTAAAGGGCCAGTAAAGGGCGtgggatttattttctttccggCGTctgcttcccttttttttagggcaggaacaggcacagaAACCCCAACTTACCGGCCTATTGGGAAATTAATTGTGCGATTTGGTGAAATAACTAGAAACataacccagaacctgccggcagatcggccccatccggcccccgtctagtcgcccgtttctcctgctgtaaagactcaaaccttaatcagtcgttggtctcgtcttagattcaggagccgtatgtctatcccatgcatgtttaataccctcgctgtattaccctctaccacctctgctgtgaggctgctccacttatccaccaccctctcagtaaagtaaaaagacAGTAGCCAGATTTGTGAGATTTGTTTAAAGCTCCGACACGGGAAACACCAATTAAAAAAACCCCGCGGTTCTGCCGAGTTACACAAACTTTTATCTGGATTCTGTgagttgtaaataaatattgctttttattgAGCAGAAACGTGCATTTTATGGGGAATTCCCTCGGAACGTTATGGAGGATGCCGCGTGTATAATCTTACAGCAGTCACTCAAGTCAATCAGTGGGATTTTACCCCAAATGCCCTTGATGTTGATAACTTGTTTGGAggcagtttaaccctttgagtgtcaGCCCCATTAAATCGTTAATGGATCCAGTTTGGGCTCTGGTTTCTGGCAGTAGCtgtagccggggggggggtagtagaTGTATCCGGGGCGGGTAACGGGACAGCCCTGTGTTACATGGCGATTGTTTAGTGTATTATCACAGTGATAGGATCCGTtcttatatattcttatttacAAAGGTCTTTATACTGATTGTCTgttccagggccggactgggggcGACTAAGTGGCCAGAAGTTGTATTTGCATCCAGCCGGACATCGCATGACCCGATCTGCCCCCGTACAAGTAGGTATCTTGCCTGGACCGGCCACGTGGCACCCAGACCCAATGCCCGGTGGGCCTTCGGCTGACGAGAGCTCAATGTATGGTCCTCAATGGGGTTTTTCTAGGACCCAAAATAGCATTTACCCCGTGACGTTGGGTTCTGAGCTGTCTGTGGCTCTTTTGGACAGGTTGGGGATCTAATGGTCTATGTAGAGTTGGTGCTCAGAGGACCTCACGCTAAGCCACGATAAACAGGCCTTCCTTGGGACTTTGTGAAAGCTCGGTGGCTGGAAGTGACTTCAAAGACCGTGTGGACACCAGAGAGGCAGACCCACACCGGCAGGAGCAGTGTggacaaagggttaatttatttttatttcttgtccCTGAAGCTCCAAAGTCCTTTTGCTCAAATGGCTGAAAATCAGGAGGACACCGAAAACTGTACAGTCATCGCCAATGATGGGACTCAACCAGCGCTGCCTCAAAGAGACGCGGCCAAGTGGCCGATCCAGAGACTCACCTGTCTCTTGGGATTTCCCTCTGGCTATTAAACAGCTACGTCCTCCACGCTGCTGCCAAACCCAACTCGCCAACCCTCCCGAACAGAGACCATTGGCCGTATTCCTTGGGCTGAAAAGATTGAATtatggtaatttttttaatatattcaaaGCATGGTGAGGGACAGCACAAGATCGTTCTATAGACAGGACTCTCCTAAAAGAAGAAGAGACTATGGCAAAAGGACGGGATGATAGAGACATGCCAGAAAGGACTCAATATATGCCGAGACAGACTGTGCAGAAGAAAGTgatggagagggagagagagagagagagagagcgagagagagagagagagagcgagagagagtgagagcgagagagagagagcgagagagagagagggggacggagagagagagagagagagagggacggagagagagagagagagggacggagagagagagagagagagggatggagagagagagagagagagggatggagagagagagagagagagagagggacgaagagagagagagagagagagagggacggagagagagagagagagagagagggacggagagagagagagagagagagagagggggacggagagagagagagagggggacggagagagagagagagagggacggagagagagagggacggagagagagagagagagggacggaGAGAGAGATAGCGTGgctatataaatagtatatactagtaaattaaaaaaataaaaattggagaTAAAATGAAATTGATGACTTAGACCGGAAGCTtcctcaataataataataataaattatgaagAAAGAGAGATCCAGTGTTTTAGTTACACAGTGAGACAAAAGCCGAGACGATGAGACGGGGTTAATCAGATCGTAACGGGACCCCCGGACCATGGGTTTACTATCTCGGGAAGCAGAGAATGTAACAGAAATCACATGGCTTCTTGCATACGCTGGGCAGGGATGGATGAAGACGCGGAGCCTCCATCATCTCTCCCCGACGGAAGCTGAGATTCAAGCAGGGGCAGTTATTTACAGGCACTGGGGCAAGCCGGGAAGATGTGGGAGAGAGGAGGGACAGCTCTCTCTCTATCCAAGCAAAGGTTTGTACAAGGCATTAGCTGCCTGACGTCATTCCGGTCAATAAACCTACACCGTGTCCGCGTCTCTACCCTTCTTATGTGTCCGATGGCTACTGTATCCAACACAGCTCGACACATCTCCTTCTAGAGGTCAGGAACCCGTCAAAACCTGGATGTTCTCCAACCGGTGCTTGCTTGATGTTGCCTTCAAAACTCTACTGTCCAGTTCCTTCAGAACTTGACCCACCGCATGTGTCGAGCGAGCTGCTGGAAAACGTTCCTTCTTGTGATCCGGGAACGACTGACCTTGTTAGCAATTACAAAGGGGAAGCCACGAGTGTTAAAATGTACAAGCCACGTAGAAATCAGGTCGACAAGGATGAGATGTAAACCGTCAACCAAGGACGCAACGTGGATTTCCAGGAGCAAGGCGACTTTTCTATCCTAAGGTAGGTAAAAGAAATTTGCCAACGAGCGCGCAGATCCTTCTCCTGGACTTTCTATATACCTCGCGATCCACCAACACCTAAAGCAACCTCTTCCTCTCGCCATAGGCCTCCATAATGTACGTCAGATTCCAAAAGATCCAGGAGTACTGTGACTCTTGGACCCAACTAAAAATAATCATCTCAGGAACCAAAGTATGGAGGACCACCATGGTCATAACGGCGTCTGACACTCCAACCACGTGCTGCACGCAACCTCACGCCATAGGATTCTTCTACAGAATGCTGATGGGGGTTTCGGATGGGAGCCGGCTCTACGCGTGAGTTTCAGAACAGTCCACCACAGAGAAGACAAGAGATGATGCGTGGGAAATATACAACCCTTTTCTTCGGGACATGAAATGAGGTCTTCACAAACCGGAGTGTGAAATATCTCCCAGGATCTTGCGCTCCTTGTGTGTCAGCCAGTCAACGGCCGGTGGGGTATTGTCCCCCCCTCCATGCCAAAGTCTCCGATTGAATGGTCGGTGCTGGGAATGAGTCGGAGGAGAAGGCTTCAAAAGTCGGGGCTGTCAGCTTTCTGGTTCTTACTCGATGACCACACACCGAGGAAGGTGCTGGGAGAAATACTTAAAGAGCTCCGGAGTAGCACCAGGACAGTTGGTTAGTTCGAGTTCTTCTAGGTCCTGTAGCTGGACAATGCCTGACAGGCCGGTCGTAGTGAGCAAAGGGCAGCCTGAAAcagaacagagcaaaatgtTCTTATATATTTGGAACCATAAGGAAGAATTCTCGCTATACAATGTTTCCAAGAGGAAGACCTTTTGTATCAATTAATGGAACCGGTTTATGGAAACGAAGCGAATGATTTATGACGGGCGCGGGGGAAAGTAATGAATGAATTATATCTGATAACAGACTGGACTCACCAGCCAAGGATAGGAGGCGCAAACTCTTCATCACCAATAAATGCTTCAGTCCGAAATCCTGCACCTGAAACACAGAGAcgtcatatttatttatttattttttgcctaaTTTTACTAGAATTGACCTCACCCGCCAGTGAGAGGAACAAATCCCACACCGAAGAAGCGGGTTTTGGTTTATTGCGTAAAATAAAACGTATTATTATACGTTGGTTTTGAAGAGGAACCTGTTTTTATCCTGCCCCCTAGTGGTAAATCTGTGTGCTGCTACAGTTGTGACATTGGTGAGACTCTGGCGCCCTCTAGTGGTAAATAACTCTAAAATCACCTGGAACCGGAAGTGCCGTTCAGCGCTTTTTATAACTAAAGGCGGCGTAAGAATCATCATTCCTGGTAGTGATTAATTCcccaaatccttcccagaaacaattctttaatcagggagaaaaaatgattattcattacttttaccaggaacacttaaatgtcatgtgacaaaaaaacAGGCACCGATAGGtcggtttttttttccatgtgggTTTTTAACCGTTACTGTAAATGTTTACTAATAACTAATCATGGAATGGATGATCACCGTCTAAATTTACCCCACCCCGGGgttatttactttaaaagaTGCCCAGCCCCTTCCTAATTCCTTTACCTGGCAGCACCAGCGGAGGTACAGGCTGCGCAGCGATGTCATTGTAGACAAGTAGCTGAGTCCCGTGTCTGTGATCCGTACGCACCTGTGGGGAGAGACGTAACGGCGGCATAAGGAACGCTTGCTAAAGATATTAGAGAGCGCACGTGCATCCTTGGATGAGGGAAGCATTTCTTTGCCGCACGCAGAGACATTTCCTGCTGTGATCAGCAACATCATCCTGCTCAGGGAGTGCTCAAGGGAGAGTGCTTCGAAAAAATGGATCCCCCGATCTGGTAAAACCAGCGCATGCTACTACAGGTACCTTTTTGGGAGCGGTGAAATTTCCCTAAATGTTCTAAAATGCTCCTTAATTTGTATCCGTTGTCAGGaacatataattaaaatcaacttaattttaaataacttttcacTTAAACAAACCTAGTCACTAGATAAAGGGGTAGTCTCCCCAACTTGGCCACCATTTTCTTAGTCGCCGAccatttttcttaatataaatAAGAGCCACCTGagaatttcattaatttttggggtttttttggccAATGCTCATCACCCTCGTTTAGTCCCCACACACCTATCCAACACCAGTTCCTCCAGCTTGTGCAGGTCACACGCGATGTACTCCAGCGCCGTGTCTGTGATTCGTGGGCACCACGACAGATCGAGACCACGCAACCTCCGCAGGTTCTCTGCCACCAGTTCCACCCCGTCGTCTGTCACTTTGGAGCAGCCGGAGAGGCTGAGCACGGTGAGGTTGGGCAAGCTGTGGACCACGTTGACCACTCCGTGGTTGGTGatctcccagcaggagtggagGCGCAGCGTGTGTGTGGCTCGCCCTTGCTTGGCGGTAAAGTAAGCCAGCGCGGTGTCCGTTACGTGGTAGGCCTGAAGGTTCAGCTCGCCCAAGTTGGGCAGGAGTTGCGAGATGGCAGCCACGGCGTCGTCGGCCACATTAATGCAGTCGCTGACGCTCAGGGAGGTGATTCGGCCGTGGAGGCTCGACCACAGCCCGGCCTCCGTGAAGTCGTTACAACCGGATAGCTCCAGACGGACCACTCCTTGCATCTGCTCCAACATGAcctgaagaggaggaagagaggAGAAGCTACAGCAGTTACCCCAGACACGGCTGCGGGGGGCAATAACCCTAACGGCAACTCAAACCTTCCAGGGCTATGAGGTCATCTAGAATGGCCACGGGGGGGCAAATGGATCTCCAGAAATGATCATCTTAAGAATGCAGATtcaatttttttccctatttcttcaaataataattaaaaatatgaaataagcaAATTCCTGCAATTATTCTAATTAATCGTGATTCACATAGCGCCACCATATACCGCAGCGCCGCGCGATGAGGAATTAAAGCTTTGAGATTGGATTTTGGTGGCCAGCGGAGACTTTAGAGTCCTCTCGGAACCATGCGCTTCGTGTACGgtaaaatattctgtatataaCCTTTTACGTAGCGGAACCTAATCGTTTGCACCGGCCCCCGGGGGGCCTGCCGCTCCGCGCCGCTTACCTCCAAACCGGCATCGGTGATGGTCGACCGTTTTAGGCTGACGGATTTGACGCCCTTCTTGGACAGCGGGTAGTTGTCGATGAACTCGCAGATGTCCAGGTCGGACACCCCGACGAGGCAGAAGGAGTCAAAGCCCCGGACGGCGAAGCCCTGCAGGCTGACGAACTCCTTCTCCCCCGTGGGGAGGCCGTTGTAAAGTTCCTTGGCGTGCAGCACCGGCATCAGCCCGACCCAGAACCTGGGCTGGTACAGAACCCGTCTCCACGCCTTGCACACCTGCGCCAGGACGCACTTCTCGCAAGCCGAAAAGTACGAGAAGAGCCGGTTGAGGATCTTCTCGTCCAGGGCCAGCTGGCAGTCCATCCCCGGCCCCTGGAAGCGATCCGTAGAAGGGAGGCAGGGGTTCGGCGGGGTCTCCTCCCCGGGGCTGAGCCCCAGCGGGATGCTGTGGGTGGGAGGTGGCGGCAGGACGGGTAACGCAGTGGGGCCGACATGTTCTTGGTGTTTGGGGAAGGCCTGGCTGAGGATGGAGGGGACGGAGGGCGGTTGGCATATGCGGTTCTTGACGGCGGGGGTTCCTTTGGTGATGCTGGCGGAGCCCAGGCCGTTGGTGGGGCCGGGGATCTTCACCAGTCCGTTGCGCGGTAAGCACTGGCCCTTGGTGTCTCCGGTACTCGTGGTAGACATGTTTTAATCTCACTGGGGAGGTAAAGAAGCACAAAGTGTTAAAACACCACGAAAAATACAAGATCCACCCTAAGATCACCACTGAGACAAGAGATGCCCCGGACACCAACCTCTCGGCTCTATCGCATCTACCAAGTAACTCGTTACCTCTCCCCGGCTCTCCCCAGCTCTCCCCGGCTCTCCCCAGCTCTCTCCAGCTCTCCCCGGCTCTCTCCAGCTCTCCACAGCTGATTGTCAAACTACTATTAGTCAAACTTCTAGATAATATTTACCATCAAAATGACTCAACAACAACAGTTACTCGATGGAGGTGACCCACTTCCCTGCTGCCGTAAATGCACCCACCCTCAGCAAGGGTATAtcgagtatttggcacctggggcagatcctataTTTGGCCCCCaccacactctctctcaagcATGTCGggagtagataagtggaacagcctcccagcagaggtggtagaggctaatacagtgaggggaataaacatgcatgggatagacatacggctcccgaatctaagacgagaccaacgactgattaaggtttgattcgttacagcaggagaagcgggcgaccgggggccagatggggccgatctgccggcaggttctggttGATGAGGCTGTCGTTCTGTGATCCCTCGCGTCCCGGAGCCGCTTTGTGCTGCTGTTAGAGGCAGATCATGGGACCCAGTGGGGGGCCCTTCGCTCGGCTCTGAGACCCCCCGCCGCTCTCTAACAATGACCCCACCTGGAACATTACTCGGTGTAGCATGGTTCCCGGCAACATGAGGATCAGCGTATGGAGGGGGCAATGAGGTGGGGGAGAATAGTGGGGCAGTAAAGACAGGCGGGGTGGGGAGGAAAAGACAATGCATTACAATGCATCATGGGATGAATCGGACACTTACATCGACAATGGCCTAATTGTTTTGTAATAGAAACTCCCAagtgtctaagtggaacagcctcccagcagaagtggtaaagtgGATCTTTATAAAGGCTGCCGGAACCAATCAGAAACAGAGGagcaatggggaggaataatcctgcagatcctgagaacataaagttaagatggctgccccgtggcacacacatacagtatatatatatagttttaatgcAAAGCGTAATGATTGGACAGAGGGGACGGCTACGTGACGCGCGGaatgcaatattattattattatattattatattattattattattattattattattattat includes:
- the FBXL16 gene encoding F-box/LRR-repeat protein 16, which produces MSTTSTGDTKGQCLPRNGLVKIPGPTNGLGSASITKGTPAVKNRICQPPSVPSILSQAFPKHQEHVGPTALPVLPPPPTHSIPLGLSPGEETPPNPCLPSTDRFQGPGMDCQLALDEKILNRLFSYFSACEKCVLAQVCKAWRRVLYQPRFWVGLMPVLHAKELYNGLPTGEKEFVSLQGFAVRGFDSFCLVGVSDLDICEFIDNYPLSKKGVKSVSLKRSTITDAGLEVMLEQMQGVVRLELSGCNDFTEAGLWSSLHGRITSLSVSDCINVADDAVAAISQLLPNLGELNLQAYHVTDTALAYFTAKQGRATHTLRLHSCWEITNHGVVNVVHSLPNLTVLSLSGCSKVTDDGVELVAENLRRLRGLDLSWCPRITDTALEYIACDLHKLEELVLDRCVRITDTGLSYLSTMTSLRSLYLRWCCQVQDFGLKHLLVMKSLRLLSLAGCPLLTTTGLSGIVQLQDLEELELTNCPGATPELFKYFSQHLPRCVVIE